One region of Gopherus evgoodei ecotype Sinaloan lineage chromosome 16, rGopEvg1_v1.p, whole genome shotgun sequence genomic DNA includes:
- the ADAMTS13 gene encoding A disintegrin and metalloproteinase with thrombospondin motifs 13, which yields MSINSIFLAFAVIPLGFCWPAAFQEKFLEALDPEDIFSYFGTSAVLDVPEFVIVQPACPCEEDQVEPKSCKVQRCSLRAWGELYAFEFLEDHVFLSSSFVSDRKLNSSVSLLKQFPGACFASGQVMCPPGAECRVTYCEGQLQGAIIVNEEKIHIRPVRSKHLNVLEDPSLPRPHIIFRAAGRGTRMIGERKSSPRLWKRAEGSIMHLELLVVVGPDVYQFHKEDTERYILTNLNIGAELLRDASLGAQLRVHLMRMMVLTEPEVGMNITTNITSSLVSICEWSKKVNPQNDSDPLHADLVLYVTRFDLELPDGNKQLRGVTQLGGACSSSWSCIITEDTGFDLGVTIAHEIGHSFGLQHDGEGNRCNGRGNVMGPEGSRNSVDLVWSECSREQFLAFLRTGQASCLNDLPDLEGSIPGWKPGLYYGADEQCKIAFGSAAMACTFARNDIDMCRVLSCHTHRADQTSCTRLLVPLLDGTECGINKWCSKGRCSSLEELNPGAVVHGQWSSWSPLTACSRSCGGGVVTRRRLCNNPRPAFGGQECRGAGVQAEMCNTQACLTSQLAFMAEQCAATNVKPLYLIPKVPSFYKWTLAAGYAKGDTLCKHMCKAEEKNFMVSRGVSFTDGTRCEQSNYRAEAAFNLCVMGSCRVFGCDGRMDSGMVMDSCKVCGGDNATCTRVSGSYTEGKAKEYVTFLALPRNTTLVYVTNRKPLFTHLAVKVQGRYVVAGKERISLNTTYPSVIEDNQIKYRVFLTEDNLPSLEEVHVDGPTQEDIEIQVYRKYRKEYGDVTNPDITFSYFIPKEKQTHVWIPQFGTCSVSCGEGVLQVDHSCFDQTRNEITDDQLCLETPQPPSRQEPCAMAPCPQGWVVGDFGPCSATCGGGVMERLVRCVKKEGGLILTLPDSKCTDSPKPASTKACSTEPCPIRWKESEPGKCSAICGVGVTQQNVTCVQILDGLETTVDDSLCPAEEKPLAFVPCVVNICPLGWNTDSSPSREELVPFGSIQKGNRSVHVWSPLVGECTVTCGGGVAQLRYVCVAFETKEETQEKHCNQVPKPASRLESCNPRLCPPSWEVKELAACPVSCGGGRIPLSLRCVRQEGNTTRPLPHSKCGRMPRPDSTKECGTDPCPARWHYKMDSCSVSCGGGVLRRVLYCAREAGDKVEEIVADAQCHGLPRPDEQELCNLEPCPPRWKVTATGSCSSSCGLGVAPQLITCVQLHQGLETKLEESLCPEAEKPLSSIPCIIRMCSYEWGFSEWTECSASCGNGIQMRQDFCLNPKTHEHVNPVFCMRSPKPITVRGCSADPCPEQPAVDGSSGSEHQIPTSAMNTTTTAATIYPERPEYKALDRLPTRVLAPAPKRPEELSAGEEDTDEAYSVCGRLFLNSTGVINMTGLQVSDCTVSIGRPLGEVVTVQVLESSLNCSAGEIVLFSERMMWRTGCKKLTVSSINSRTNTLMVRQRLLLPGNGVVLQYNSKTAAKKYYQDCDVQLFGPWGEIVNPGQLPDPKRQVACRTFINVAPRYRIAIHALYMDLGTQNNQTHSNYISIRDVNAMKTTVFRGKQLFFWESTGSQVEIEFNEGITEDRVSFRAEYWVRKPR from the exons ATGAGCATCAATTCAATTTTCCTAGCTTTTGCAGTGATCCCTCTGGGATTCTGCTGGCCAGCAGCTTTCCAAGAG aaaTTTCTCGAGGCGTTGGATCCAGAAGACATTTTCTCTTATTTTGGCACCAGTGCAGTCCTTGATG TACCGGAATTTGTTATTGTTCAGCCAGCTTGTCCCTGTGAAGAGGACCAAGTTGAACCAAAATCTTGTAAAGTTCAACGCTGCTCTCTCAGGGCCTGGGGAGAACTCTACGCCTTTGAATTCCTAGAGGACCACgtctttctttcctcttccttcGTGAGCGATCGAAAGCTGAACTCCTCCGTTAGTTTGCTAAAGCAATTCCCAGGCGCCTGCTTTGCCAGTGGACAAGTAATGTGCCCTCCAGGGGCTGAATGTAGAGTCACATACTGCGAAGGGCAGCTG CAAGGGGCCATCATCGTGAACGAGGAAAAGATTCACATCAGGCCTGTGAGAAGCAAACACCTGAATGTGTTGGAAGACCCCAGCCTCCCCAGACCCCACATCATCTTCAGAGCGGCAGGGAGAGGGACAAGGATGATAGGAG AAAGAAAGTCTTCTCCTCGTCTCTGGAAAAGAGCAGAGGGGAGCATCATgcacctggagctgctggtggTAGTGGGCCCTGATGTTTATCAGTTCCACAAAGAGGACACCGAGAGGTACATCCTTACCAACCTGAACATC GGTGCCGAGCTGCTGAGAGATGCCTCGCTGGGAGCTCAGCTCAGGGTTCACCTGATGAGAATGATGGTCCTGACAGAACCAGAG GTGGGTATGAACATCACCACAAACATCACCTCCTCGCTGGTCAGTATCTGCGAGTGGAGCAAGAAGGTCAACCCTCAGAATGACTCAGATCCCCTGCACGCTGACCTTGTCCTGTATGTGACCAG GTTTGACCTGGAGTTACCCGATGGAAACAAGCAGCTGCGCGGAGTCACCCAGCTGGGGGgagcctgctcctcctcctggagCTGCATTATCACCGAGGACACTGGCTTCGACTTGGGAGTCACCATAGCCCATGAGATCGGGCACAG TTTTGGACTCCAACACGATGGCGAAGGAAACCGGTGCAATGGGAGGGGCAACGTCATGGGCCCCGAAGGCAGCCGCAACAGCGTGGACCTGGTCTGGTCGGAGTGCAGCAGAGAGCAGTTCCTTGCCTTTCTCAG GACAGGCCAAGCAAGCTGCTTGAATGATCTGCCAGACCTGGAAGGCAGCATCCCCGGGTGGAAGCCTGGCTTATATTATGGCGCAGACGAGCAGTGTAAAATAGCCTTTGGGAGCGCAGCCATGGCCTGCACCTTTGCCAGGAATGACATT GACATGTGCAGAGTTCTCTCTTGCCACACCCATCGGGCTGACCAGACCAGCTGCACCCGCCTTCTTGTTCCCCTTCTGGATGGGACGGAGTGTGGGATCAATAAG TGGTGCTCCAAGGGACGCTGCAGCTCCCTGGAAGAGCTGAACCCTGGGGCAGTGGTGCATGGGCAGTGGTCCAGCTGGAGCCCCCTCACTGCTTGTTCCCGCAGCTGTGGAGGAGGAGTTGTAACGAGAAGACGACTCTGTAATAACCCCAG GCCGGCTTTCGGGGGTCAGGAGTGCAGGGGAGCAGGCGTTCAGGCTGAGATGTGCAATacgcag GCCTGTTTGACTTCCCAGTTGGCGTTCATGGCTGAACAGTGCGCAGCGACAAATGTAAAGCCGCTGTATCTCATTCCAAAAGTCCCGTCTTTTTATAAGTGGACGTTGGCTGCTGGTTATGCCAAag GGGATACCCTGTGCAAACACATGTGCAAGGCAGAGGAGAAGAATTTCATGGTGAGCCGTGGAGTCAGTTTCACAGATGGAACCAGGTGTGAGCAGAGCAACTACAGAGCTGAAGCGGCTTTCAATCTGTGCGTGATGGGCAGCTGCAGG GTGTTCGGCTGTGACGGCAGGATGGACTCTGGGATGGTGATGGACTCCTGCAAGGTGTGCGGGGGAGACAACGCCACATGCACCAGAGTGAGCGGCTCTTACACAGAAGGAAAAGCCAAAG AGTATGTTACGTTTCTAGCCCTGCCTCGCAATACCACCCTCGTCTACGTTACTAATCGCAAACCGCTCTTCACACATTTGG CTGTGAAGGTCCAAGGTCGGTATGTGGTGGCCGGGAAGGAGAGAATCTCCTTGAACACCACCTATCCGTCGGTAATAGAGGACAACCAGATCAAATACAGGGTGTTTCTCACTGAGGACAACCTGCCAAGCCTGGAGGAAGTCCATGTCGATGGGCCAACCCAAGAGGACATTGAGATACAG gtTTATAGGAAGTATAGGAAAGAATATGGAGATGTCACCAACCCAGACATCACTTTCAGCTACTTTATACCAAAGGAGAAACAGACACATGTGTGGATTCCTCAGTTCGGGACCTGCTCGGTGAGCTGTGGGGAAG GGGTGCTACAGGTCGATCACTCCTGCTTTGACCAGACCAGGAATGAAATAACAGATGATCAGCTGTGCTTGGAGACTCCACAGCCCCCTTCCAGGCAGGAGCCCTGTGCCATGGCACCATGCCCACAAGG CTGGGTGGTGGGGGACTTCGGCCCCTGCAGTGCCACATGTGGGGGTGGAGTGATGGAGCGTCTGGTTCGCTGTGTGAAGAAAGAAGGGGGCTTGATCCTGACTCTTCCTGATTCCAAATGCACGGATTCTCCCAAACCTGCCTCCACCAAGGCATGCAGCACTGAGCCATGTCCCATAAG ATGGAAGGAATCTGAGCCGGGCAAATGCTCTGCCATCTGTGGGGTTGGAGTCACCCAGCAGAACGTGACCTGTGTCCAGATTCTTGATGGACTGGAGACCACAGTAGACGACAGCCTGTGCCCGGCGGAAGAGAAACCTCTCGCTTTTGTGCCATGTGTGGTTAACATATGTCCtctgggctggaacaca GACAGTTCGCCCTCTCGGGAAGAGCTGGTGCCATTTGGGAGTATCCAGAAGGGAAATCGCTCGGTGCATGTCTGGAGCCCTCTCGTTGGCGAATGCACTGTGACCTGTGGCGGAG GTGTGGCCCAGCTTCGTTATGTGTGTGTGGCTTTCGAGACCAAGGAAGAAACCCAAGAGAAACATTGCAACCAAGTGCCAAAGCCAGCGAGCAGGCTGGAAAGCTGCAATCCCAGGCTGTGCCCTCCAAG TTGGGAGGTGAAGGAGCTGGCTGCATGCCCAGTGAGCTGTGGAGGAGGGAGAATACCACTGTCTCTTCGCTGTGTACGACAAGAAGGAAATACAACCCGTCCTCTTCCTCATTCCAAATGTGGTAGGATGCCCCGGCCAGACAGCACCAAGGAGTGCGGCACTGATCCGTGCCCAGCAAG GTGGCATTACAAAATGGACTCGTGCAGCGTAAGCTGTGGAGGAGGTGTGCTGCGCAGGGTGCTGTACTGTGCGAGGGAGGCTGGGGACAAGGTAGAAGAGATTGTAGCGGATGCACAGTGTCATGGTTTGCCTCGCCCAGACGAGCAGGAGCTGTGTAATCTGGAGCCGTGCCCTCCAAG ATGGAAAGTAACAGCGACTGGTTCGTGTTCCTCTTCTTGTGGGCTCGGCGTAGCCCCGCAATTGATCACCTGTGTCCAGCTCCACCAAGGCCTAGAGACCAAGCTGGAAGAGAGTTTGTGTCCGGAGGCAGAGAAACCTCTCTCCAGCATCCCCTGTATCATCAGAATGTGCTCCTACGAATGGGGTTTCAGCGAATGGACAGAG TGCTCAGCGTCGTGTGGGAACGGCATTCAGATGCGGCAGGATTTCTGCCTCAATCCGAAAACCCACGAGCACGTGAACCCCGTCTTCTGCATGCGCTCCCCCAAGCCCATCACGGTGCGTGGCTGCTCTGCTGACCCCTGTCCTGAACAGCCTGCGGTGGATGGGTCCTCAGGATCAGAACACCAGATACCAACCTCAGCTATGAACACGACAACGACAGCAGCCACCATTTATCCTGAGAGGCCAGAATACAAAGCCCTGGATCGTCTTCCAACCAGGGTGCTGGCTCCTGCACCCAAACGCCCTGAGGAGCTTTCAGCGGGGGAGGAGGACACTGATGAAGCGTACA GTGTCTGTGGGAGGCTCTTCCTCAACTCCACCGGGGTCATCAACATGACCGGCCTGCAGGTCAGTGACTGCACGGTTTCCATCGGACGCCCCTTGGGGGAAGTGGTAACGGTCCAGGTGCTGGAGAGCTCGCTAAACTGCAGTGCAG GGGAGATCGTGCTGTTTTCTGAACGGATGATGTGGCGGACAGGCTGTAAGAAGCTGACAGTGTCATCCATAAACTCCAGGACCAACACATTGATGGTGaggcagcgcctcctgctgccaGGGAATGGTGTTGTTCTTCAGTACAACAGCAAAACAGCCGCAAAAAAATATTACCAAG ACTGTGATGTGCAGCTGTTTGGTCCCTGGGGTGAAATAGTGAATCCCGGACAGTTGCCGGACCCAAAACGACAAGTGGCATGTCGGACCTTTATCAACGTGGCTCCACGGTATCGCATAGCCATCCATGCCCTCTACATGGACCTGGGGACTCAAAACAACCAAACACACTCCAATTACATCTCG ATACGTGATGTGAATGCCATGAAGACAACAGTGTTTCGTGGGAAACAGCTGTTCTTCTGGGAATCGACGGGGAGCCAGGTTGAAATTGAATTTAATGAAGGCATTACAGAGGATCGTGTCAGTTTCCGAGCAGAGTACTGGGTCAGAAAGCCCAGATAA